In a single window of the Salmo trutta chromosome 21, fSalTru1.1, whole genome shotgun sequence genome:
- the aire gene encoding autoimmune regulator, translating into MSRVEAFEDPDPRSQLKEFRTDISMVIDDPFPLLYGLVDRSIISDQILKDTLEREGREGIHKAMYSLLSWLLEQSRTTIQAFWTNLAKDYNQHSYPRLQALLTSIQPGREMVGSKQGKRSPRGSRESHSRKRSLGERHPHHPHHSQHHGKSGKVKSVKKSEGAAVVSQIPAGKGVQAVSTSVQRAVTLSSSELPVSCGAREEILIKQVFGSGSAKKCIKVGGEYYTSGPLDELTGGHKTKSANTKYHHKEESITRVRDAQRNDDECAVCKDGGELICCDGCPRAYHLTCLDPPLTTIPSGTWRCRSCHSNKVRRDRIYPVLPSQLTETSSSNSTIDFSFFSSLSSTSLSSVTTTKSGQVCAYQCAGGEVVEVRETCGVCLLSGGDLTLCLQCLQKYHTYCHFPNGRSICSSCSRPWGSSTDREAESKGLQVGLTPHTQEHSSLSEPILHKDELDSIMGEGSIDGILQWAFHNISRPLSDTQGYFQ; encoded by the exons ATGTCCAGAGTCGAGGCTTTTGAGGATCCTGACCCCCGTTCCCAGCTCAAGGAATTCCGCACggacatctccatggtgattgaTGATCCCTTCCCACTGCTCTATGGGTTGGTGGACCGCAGCATCATCAGCGACCAAATTCTGAAG GATACCctggagagggagggcagagaggggaTCCACAAGGCCATGTACTCCCTGCTTTCCTGGCTCCTGGAGCAGAGTAGGACCACCATCCAGGCCTTCTGGACCAACCTGGCCAAGGACTACAACCAGCACAGCTACCCCAGACTTCAGGCCCTCCTGACCAGCATTCAACCAG GTAGGGAGATGGTGGGCTCCAAGCAGGGGAAGAGATCCCCACGAGGGTCTCGAGAGTCCCACAGCAGGAAGAGGAGCCTGGGGGAGAGACACCCTCATCACCCTCACCACTCTCAGCACCACGGCAAAA GTGGCAAAGTGAAGTCAGTGAAGAAAAGTGAAGGTGCTGCAGTGGTCTCTCAGATACCTGCTGGAAAGG GTGTCCAGGCGGTGTCCACATCGGTCCAGAGGGCAGTCACTCTGTCGTCCAGTGAGCTGCCGGTCAGCTGCGGGGCCAGAGAGGAGATCCTCATCAAACAGGTGTTTGGATCTG GAAGTGCCAAAAAGTGCATTAAAGTGGGTGGTGAGTATTACACCTCTGGGCCATTGGATGAGCTGACTGGAGGACACAAGACAAAGTCTGCAAATACTAAATACCACCACAAGGAGGAGTCCATTACCAGGGTTAGAGAC gcCCAGCGTAATGATGATGAGTGTGCAGTGTGTAAGGATGGAGGTGAGCTCATCTGTTGTGATGGCTGTCCCAGGGCCTACCACCTGACCTGCCTAGATCCTCCCCTCACCACAATACCAAG TGGCACTTGGCGCTGTCGATCATGTCATAGCAATAAGGTGAGAAGAGATAGAATCTACCCAGTACTACCT AGCCAGTTGACAGAGACCAGCTCCAGTAACTCCACCATAGActtctccttcttctcttccttatcctccacctctctctccagcgTCACCACAACCAAGAGCGGCCAGGTCTGTGCATATCAG TGTGCAGGTGGCGAGGTGGTGGAAGTCAGGGAGACGTGTGGGGTTTGCCTCCTCAGTGGAGGAGACCTGACCCTCTGTCTCCAGTGCCTACAGAAGTACCACACCTACTGCCACTTCCCAAA TGGGAGATCCATCTGCTCCTCCTGCAGTAGGCCCTGGGGCAGCTCAACAGACAGAGAGGCGGAATCCAAGGGCTTacag GTTGGTTTGACTCCACACACTCAGGagcactcctctctctcagagcccaTCCTGcacaaggatgaactagactccATCATGGGAGAG GGCTCCATAGATGGGATCCTGCAGTGGGCTTTCCATAACATCTCCAGGCCTCTCTCGGACACTCAGGGCTACTTccaatga